One Phycisphaerae bacterium DNA window includes the following coding sequences:
- a CDS encoding sigma-70 family RNA polymerase sigma factor: MNDELQDKIAGLVERARRGELAAFAELVRRFQNMACGYAYAVLGDFHLAQDAAQEAFVEAYRRLEQLREPARFAGWLRRIVLSSSHRFIRGKSVSTVGLEAAEVVASGELGPSKAAEGKELGERVLAAVRALPESQRTAVTLFYINGYSQKEIADFLEVPVTTVNNRLHAARVQLKERMMTMVEKTIKDN, encoded by the coding sequence ATGAATGATGAATTGCAGGACAAGATAGCTGGACTGGTGGAGCGGGCGCGTCGTGGCGAGCTGGCGGCGTTCGCCGAACTGGTCCGACGGTTCCAAAACATGGCCTGTGGGTATGCGTATGCGGTGCTGGGCGATTTCCATCTGGCTCAGGACGCAGCCCAGGAGGCGTTCGTGGAGGCGTACCGCCGGTTGGAGCAGCTTCGCGAGCCGGCGCGGTTCGCCGGGTGGCTGCGGCGGATCGTGCTGAGTAGCAGCCATCGGTTTATCCGGGGCAAATCGGTGTCGACGGTGGGTCTGGAAGCGGCGGAGGTCGTGGCTTCCGGCGAACTGGGACCATCGAAGGCGGCTGAGGGGAAAGAACTGGGCGAGCGGGTGCTGGCGGCGGTCCGCGCGCTGCCGGAGTCGCAGCGGACGGCGGTCACGCTGTTCTACATCAACGGTTATTCGCAGAAGGAGATCGCGGATTTTCTGGAAGTGCCGGTGACCACAGTGAACAACCGTCTTCACGCGGCAAGGGTGCAACTGAAGGAAAGGATGATGACGATGGTGGAAAAGACGATCAAAGACAACG